One genomic segment of Oxobacter pfennigii includes these proteins:
- a CDS encoding DUF2442 domain-containing protein — MIIDLTKNVINKALRRCVLLQSPNIKGANALKGHMLIITFENDEKKIFDLKPYLKYPVFEPLKDYKEFLDFIIEDGTIEWKCGADLSPDTFYLESFDYNEEVSLKEM; from the coding sequence ATGATAATTGATTTAACTAAGAACGTTATAAACAAAGCTTTGAGGAGGTGTGTTCTATTGCAAAGCCCAAATATAAAAGGAGCAAATGCCTTAAAGGGTCATATGTTAATTATTACATTTGAAAATGACGAAAAGAAAATATTCGATTTAAAACCTTATTTAAAATATCCGGTTTTTGAGCCATTAAAAGATTATAAAGAATTCCTTGATTTTATTATAGAAGATGGAACAATAGAATGGAAATGCGGTGCAGATTTAAGCCCCGATACTTTTTATTTAGAAAGTTTCGATTATAATGAAGAAGTATCGTTAAAAGAGATGTAA